A region of the Burkholderia savannae genome:
TCCTTCGCCTGATCGGCATTCGTCGAGAGCACGTGCTGATTCACGAGCAGCAGCATCGAATCGAATGCGCGCTGCGCGTCGTCGAGCACGACGAAGCTCGGCACCGTATTGACCGTCGAATAGCTGGCGGCCGTGTAGACGCGGCGGCTCTCGTAGATGCCGAAGCCGGTGATGGCGCACAAGGCGACGAGCGCGGCGAGAATCAGCACGATCAGCCGGGCGCCGATCTTCATGTCGTAAAAGAGTTTCATTTTTCAGGCGCGAGTAGCAGACGCGGGTAACTGTGGGGGCAACGATTCGGACAACTGCAAGACAGAGGCGCGTTCGACGACGGATGCCAATCGTGTGAAAATTGATCGTGCTTCCGTCATGCATTTGTATGGTTCGAACGCATTCTGCGCATAGCTATCCGACACCGTTAGCCCGGTATACGGCACGCGTGGGCATGTACTGAAGTGCTGCGCATCAGATTCGACGTCGATACGCGATCGACATCGACACGCGTGCCGCATCCGCGGCTTTTCGTCTACATTTTCAGGGCGTTCAGATCGTGCCCGGCAACGGGCTCGACGCGAGCACGGCGGCTGTCGCGAGCACGCCCATCAGCACCAGCGATTCGATCTGCAGCACGATGCCGAAGCGCCGCAATGGTCGGACGAATGCGTTCGATTTCGGCGAGGAGCCGTCGAGCGTCGTCAGCAGAGAAGGCATCTCGAAGAAGCGATTGTGTCCGCCGAGCGCCGCGGCGATCGCCACGAGCACGAGCTTCAGCAAGAGCACCTGCCCGTACGTCGAGCCGAACAGATTCGCGGCCGCGCCGACGCCCCGCCAGCCGTTGTACGCGCCCGTGCCGAACAGCACGACGAGTGCGAACGTCGCCGCATCGGACAGCGACTGCACGAACGCCGCGCCGTTGCGCCGATCCGCGCCGGGCGCATCGGCGAGTTGCGGCACGACGACGTACGTCGCGATCGCCACGAGCCCGACCCACGCGCTGATCGCGAGCAGATGCAGCCAGTCGACCCACACCGGCACGCTGAACAGCCCGGCGTCGACCGGATGTCCGCCGTTGCTGCGCGCGAGCGCGACGCCCGCGAGCACGAACCACAGCGCGAACGGGAAACGGGCGTCGCCGCCGGACTTCGACAGCGACAGCCCGACGACCGCGAGCATCAGCACCGCGCTGACGAGCCATGCGTGGCCGTAGCCGGTTCCCACGAGCATCGAGCGGACGGCGGGCCACGCGTCCCACAGCGCCGATTCGCTCATCAGCGCGCAATGCACCCAGAACGCAAGCACGCTCGACAGCAGCATGCCCACCGCCGCGATCCGCAGCGCGCAAATCAACCGGCGACTCACTTGCGCCTGCCAGGGCGACGCGCCGCGCGCGAGCCACTGATCGCCGAGCAGCGCGCCGACGACGACCGCGAAGGCTGCGCTCTGCAACGCGACGCCGACCAGCCGCAACATGCCGAGGAAACCGTCGTTCATCACTTCACCTTGAACACGTAGGAGCCCTTGGTTTTGTGCGCATCGGCCGTCATCACCGTCCACTGGACGGTGTACGCGCCCGGCGCGAGCTTCGGCACCGCGAGCGTCAGCACGCGCGGGTTCGCCGCGTCGACGCGCGCCTTCTCCGCCGCGACGGGCGCGCCGTTCGCATCGGCAACCTTCACCGTGCTGAACGTCGATTCGAGGCTTTCGTTGAACGTGAGCCGCAGCGCGTCGGGCGCCGCGTCGACGGTGCTGCCCGCCGCCGGCACGGCGCTCTCGAGCTTGCCGTGCGCGAGCGCGACGGCGGGCGCCGCGGCGGCGGAGATGACAGCGGCCGCGATCGCGGCGAATCGAAGCCGCGGCGGGTAAGTGAATCTCTTCATGATTTCCAATCCTGAATAATCGTGGCGAAGCGGCGTCATACTTGTGCCGTCATTGCTTTTGCAGCTTCACGACGGTGAGCGCGCCGTTCACCTCTTCGGCGACAAAATCGATCTTGTCGCCGGTCTTCACCTGCGACAGCATCGCCGGGTCCTTGACCTTGAAGACCATCGTCATCGCGTCCATGCCGAGGTTCTCGAGCGGGCCGTGCTTGATCGTCAGCCTGCCCGCGGCAGCATCGATCTTCTTGATTTCGCCGTGCGACATGCCGGCGTTCGCGGCGCCCGCCCGCTGCGCGCCGCCCTGCATGTCCATCCCGCTCATCTCGCCCGCCGCCTGCGCGGCGGCCGGAACGGCAAGCGCACATCCGATCGCGATCGTCGCCAATACGTTCTTCATGGTGTCATCTCCTTCGTTGGGGGTGGAAAACGAACCGGACGCCGCCGCCCGGCCCGGTAAAACTCAGTTGTCCGGCAATTCGCCGGTGTATTCGTACGCGACGGTTCCTTTCGGATGCCTGAACCAGCCCGGATCGCGGTAGTCGTTGCGGCCGAGACCCTGCCGAACCTTCACGACCGTGAACATCCCGCCCATCTCGAGCGGGCCGAACGGCCCGGTGCCCGTCATCATCGGCAGCGTGTTGTCGGGCAACGGCATTTCCATCCCGCCCATCGCGCCGCCCGTGCTGCCCATCGCCATGTAATCGGGCACGAGTTTGTTGATCCGCTTCGCGAGATCTTTTTGCGGCACGCCGATCAGGTTCGGCACCTGATGCCCCATCGCATTCATCGTGTGATGCGACTTGTGGCAATGAAACGCCCAGTCGCCCGGACGATCCGCGACGAATTCGATCGCGCGCATCTGGCCCACCGCGACGTCGACCGTGACCTCCGGCCAGCGCGCGGCGGGCGGAATCCAGCCGCCGTCGGTGCCCGCGACTTCGAATGCGTAGCCGTGCAGATGAATCGGATGATTGGTCATCGTCAGGTTGCCGAAACGAATCCGCACGCGGTCGCCCGCGCGCACCGGCAGCGGATCGATGCCCGGGAACACGCGCGCGTTCCACGTCCACATGTTGAAGTCCGTCATCTCGTTCACGCGCGGCGTGAAGCTGCCGGGATCGATGTCGTACGCGGACATCAGGAACACGAAATCGCGATCGACGGGCATCGCGCCGCGATCCTTCGGATGCACGATGAACGTGCCCATCATTCCCATCGCCATCTGCACCATCTCGTCCGAATGCGGGTGGTACATGAACGTGCCGGGTTTCTCGAGCCGGAACTCGTAGACGAATGTCTTGCCGGGCGGAATGTGCGGCTGCGTGAGGCCGCCGACGCCGTCCATCCCGCACGGCAGCAGCATCCCGTGCCAGTGGACCGTCGTGTGCTCGGGCAGCTTGTTCGTGACGAACACGCGGACCTTGTCGCCTTCGACGGCCTCGATCGTCGGCCCCGGCGTCTGTCCGTTGTAGCCCCACAGATTCGCGTTCATCCCGGGCGCCAGTTCGCGCACGACGGGCTCCGCGATCAGATGAAATTCCTTCCAACCGTTCTTCATCCGCCATGGCAGCGTCCAGCCGTTCAGCGTGACGACGGGCGTGTACGGGCGGCCGTTCGGCGGCGCGAGCGGCGGCTGGGTCGCGGCCTTCGCCATCGTAGGCGCCTCCGGCAGCGACGCGGCGCCGGCCTTGCTGACGAGCGCCGCGCCCAGCAGCGCGGCTCCGGAGCCGCCGAGAAAAGTTCGACGTGACACCATCTTCATTGACCTTCCGAATTCGTGGATGACGCGGGCGGCGCCGCGAGCGCGGGAGCTTGCCCCTGTGCGTGTGATGCGGGCGCGGGCGCGGCCGGCGCGGCGGACGATGCCGGCGCGACGGGCGCTGAAGCCGGCGATGCCGGCGCCGCGATCGCCGAAGCGGATGCCGACGACGAAGCCGACGAAGCGCGCCCGGCCGACGCCGCGGCGGGTGCGGCCGGTTGCGACTCGCCCGCCGCCTGCGCGCCGCGCGGCAAGCGCCCGCCCATCGCCTGCTGAAGATCGGTTTGCGCGAGCCAGTAGTCCTTCAGCGCTTCGATGTAGCCGTTCACCGCGCCGACCTGGTCGCGCGAGTCGGCAAGCAGCTCGAACACGCTGACGAGCATCCCGTTGTAGCGGAGCAGCATTTCGTCGGAGATCGTCTTGCGCAGCGGCACGATCTCGTCGCGGTAGTGCTTCGCGACGTCGTAGCGCGTCACGTAGGCCGCATACGATTCGCGCACTTCGGAGCGCGCATCGATCGCGGTCTGCGCGAGCCGGTTCGCCGATTGCAGGTAAGTCGCCTTCGCCCGCGCGACCTTCGCGCCGCCCCAGTCGAACAACGGAATCTCGACGCTGATCTCGTAACCGTGCTCGTGGCCCTTGTCGGTCTCGTAGTTGTCGAGGTAGCCGACTTCGAGCGCGTTGACGAAGCGCGTCGCCTGCGTGAGGCCGAGCGACGTCGCGACGCCCTGCGTCCTCAGCTTCGCTGCCTGGATGTCGAGGCGGTGCGCGATCGCGAAGCGCTCGACGCCGTCGAGTTGCGGCCGCTCGGCGGGCAGATCGGGCAAGCGATCGGGCAACTCGTACGCGGTCGACGCGCCCCACAGGCCCATCGCGCGCGTGAGCTTCTCGCGCGCCGCGACCGCGCGCAGCCGCGCGCTCGCGAGTTGCGCGACCGAGTCCGCATAGAACGCCTGCTCGCGCGCATCGTCGAGCCGGCTGAAGTTGCCCGCCTGACGCATCCGGCGCGCAAGCTCCGCGCCGGCATCCGCCGAATCCGCGACCTGCTCCGCGTAGGCCGCCGCCTGCGCGGCCGCGACCGCTTCGACGTACGCGCGGCGCGCATTAGCCGCGACATTGAGCATCGCGTCGGCGGTCTCGAGCTTCGTCTGCTCGAAGCGCCGCCCCTCGATCCTCGTCGCGAGCGGCAGCGTCAGAATGCTCAGGACGCCCATCGAAAAGGTTCGGCCGATGCTCAAGTCGTTGCTCGAGTGCGTGCGGCTGAACGTGAAGCCCGGATTCGGCAGCCGGCCCGCCTGCACGAGATCGGCCTCGGACAGGCCGAGCTCCGCGTACGAAGCCTGCAGCCCGCGATTGTTCAGGAGCGCGATCTGTACCGCGTCGTCGATGCCGAGCGGCTTCGACAGCAGCGCCTGCGTGCGGCGCGCGGCCGCGTCGCGGTCGGCGTCGGTCTTCACCAGCGCCGCGTCTTTTCCGAGCCGATCGGAAGCCGCGGCCGAGACGGCGTCGAAGCCGCCGTCCTTCGAAAAGGTCGTGCAGCCCGCGGTGAACGCCAGCACCGCGGCCGCGGCGCCGATCCGCAGAGAAGTGAGGCGCGTCGTCATTGGGCCGCCTCTTCGTGCATCGCACGATGGCCGCCATGGCCGTCGCTACCGCCGTGTCCTGCATGTCCTGCATGTCCTGCCTGTCCGGCTGCTGCGTCGTCACCCGCTCGGATGGGTTTCGCGGCCGCGCGGCGCGGCGGTTCGGCCACCGCGCGGTTCAATTGCTGCCAGGTCGGCCCGTCTTCGTCGCGGTAGCGGCGGTAGCCGTCGAGTGCGGACGGCGCCACGATCGCGGGCACCGACGCCGCGGCGTCCGCCGGGTCGGCGAACGTCGTCGTCGCGTGCACGAGCGCCGGCCATGCCGCCGACGCGCCGAGCAGCGCTGCGGAAATCTTTCGCATGAAATTGTCTCGTCGTCAGGCATCCCGGCGGCGCGCGTGCGCGCCGTCAGGACGAGTTTGCGTATCGCGGCAAGCGCGCCGCGACCCGAGGGATCAGACGAGAGAGATTCGAGGCGGCCGTTCGATGCCGCCCGTCAGGAACGACACCGCGCCGGCGTCGTGAGGAAGGAAAAGCGCGATGCGCGTCGCGTCGAACGACGCCGACGCGACGGAGCCGGCCGGCAAGCCCGCGCCCACACAGCAAGATACGCAGGTCGCGCATGGGTGCGCGTGATGCGCGCCGCGCGGATCGGAGTGCCGATGATCGTCGGCGGCCACGGCCGCGTCGTTCGCACCGTGACCGTTTTCCGCCGCGGCTTGCGGCAGATGGTGGGCAGGCGCGCCGCCGTCGCCGCGCGCGGGTTCGCAATTCATCGAGACGGCCGCCAGCGACTGAACCGGGAGGCTCAGGGCCAACAGCACGATAACGAGGAGCTTGCGCCAATATGACATAGGGGCGGAGTCTAACATGCGTCGACGACGGCCGTAAGCGCTTTCTGCACGTCGAACGAAATGCGGCGGCGCGGCGCTGCCGCGCTGGCAGAGCCGGCCGGCGCTCGGCGGACGCAACGCAACGCAACGCAACGCAACGCGGCGCGGCGCGGTGCAACTCGGCATCGGCACGGCTGACGAATCCGCGGATTCGCGCGCGCCCGCGGCACGCGCTGCGTCCTGCCCGAAAACGGCGACGAAACGAAAGCGAACAAAAGCGAACGAGGTCAAACGAGAGCGGGCGGGAACCGTTCGCGGCCGTCCGTGACGCCGCACCGCGCTCAAGCCGGCGCGCGCCCGCCCTTCTTCGTGCGGTGCGCGTCGCCTTCGCCGGCACTTCGCTCGCGCTCGCCCGTCGAACGCTTCTCCGAGCCACGCGCCGCCGACGCGGCGCGCCCGCCCATCGTCCGCGCGAGCAGCGGGCGCAACTGTGCGAGCGTGCGCGTGTTCAGCACCTGTGCCTTCGTAAGCCAGCCGCGGCGCGCCTGATCGACGCCGATTCCGAGATGGATCAGATCCTCGCGGCGATGCGCGTCCGAATCGATCGACACGAGCACGCCGGCCTGCGCCGCCTGCCTGCACCAGACATCGGCAAGATCCAGCCGCTGCGGCTGCGCGTTCAGCTCGAGATGGCAGCCGCGCGCGCGCGCATGCTCGATCACGCGGGCGAGATCGATGTCGTATGCGTCGCGCTCGCCGAGCAGCCGTCCCGACGGATGCGCGAGGATCGTGAAATATGGATGATCCATCGCGCGCAGCACCCGCTCAGTCTGCGCCGCGCGGGACAGATCGAAACGGCCGTGCACCGCGCCGACCACCAGGTCGAGCCGCGCGAGCACGTCGTCGGGCAGATCGAGACCGCCGTCCTCGAGGATGTCGACCTCGATGCCCTTGAGCAGCACGACGCCGTCGAGCGTTTCGTTCAACCGATCGATTTCGTCGATTTGTCTCGCGAGGCGAGCGGCGTCGAGCCCGTGCGCGACGCCGAGCCGGTGCGAATGATCGGTGATCGCCAGATATTCGAGGCCGCGCCGGCTCGCCTCGAGCGCCATGTCCTTCAAGCCGTCGCGGCCGTCGGTCGCGCTCGTGTGCGCATGCAGATCGCCGCGCAGGTCCCGGCGCTCGACGAGATGCGGCAAGCGGCCTTCGCGAGCGGCTTCGATCTCGCCCTGGTTCTCGCGCAATTCGGGCGGCACCCACGCAAGGCCGATCGACGCGTAGACCGATTCCTCGGTCGCGCCCGCGATGCGCCGCTCGCCATGGAACACGCCGTATTCGTTGATCTTCAGATCGCGCGCCTGCGCGATGCGGCGCATCGCGATGTTGTGCGCCTTCGACCCGGTGAAGTAGACGAGCGCCGCGCCGAACGACGGCGGCGCGACGACGCGCAAGTCGACCTGAATTCCGCAGCGAAGCACGACGCTCGAGCGCGTGTCGCCGCTCGCGAGCACGCGCGCGACTTCGTCGT
Encoded here:
- a CDS encoding copper oxidase, translating into MKMVSRRTFLGGSGAALLGAALVSKAGAASLPEAPTMAKAATQPPLAPPNGRPYTPVVTLNGWTLPWRMKNGWKEFHLIAEPVVRELAPGMNANLWGYNGQTPGPTIEAVEGDKVRVFVTNKLPEHTTVHWHGMLLPCGMDGVGGLTQPHIPPGKTFVYEFRLEKPGTFMYHPHSDEMVQMAMGMMGTFIVHPKDRGAMPVDRDFVFLMSAYDIDPGSFTPRVNEMTDFNMWTWNARVFPGIDPLPVRAGDRVRIRFGNLTMTNHPIHLHGYAFEVAGTDGGWIPPAARWPEVTVDVAVGQMRAIEFVADRPGDWAFHCHKSHHTMNAMGHQVPNLIGVPQKDLAKRINKLVPDYMAMGSTGGAMGGMEMPLPDNTLPMMTGTGPFGPLEMGGMFTVVKVRQGLGRNDYRDPGWFRHPKGTVAYEYTGELPDN
- the copC gene encoding copper homeostasis periplasmic binding protein CopC, yielding MKRFTYPPRLRFAAIAAAVISAAAAPAVALAHGKLESAVPAAGSTVDAAPDALRLTFNESLESTFSTVKVADANGAPVAAEKARVDAANPRVLTLAVPKLAPGAYTVQWTVMTADAHKTKGSYVFKVK
- a CDS encoding TolC family protein, coding for MTTRLTSLRIGAAAAVLAFTAGCTTFSKDGGFDAVSAAASDRLGKDAALVKTDADRDAAARRTQALLSKPLGIDDAVQIALLNNRGLQASYAELGLSEADLVQAGRLPNPGFTFSRTHSSNDLSIGRTFSMGVLSILTLPLATRIEGRRFEQTKLETADAMLNVAANARRAYVEAVAAAQAAAYAEQVADSADAGAELARRMRQAGNFSRLDDAREQAFYADSVAQLASARLRAVAAREKLTRAMGLWGASTAYELPDRLPDLPAERPQLDGVERFAIAHRLDIQAAKLRTQGVATSLGLTQATRFVNALEVGYLDNYETDKGHEHGYEISVEIPLFDWGGAKVARAKATYLQSANRLAQTAIDARSEVRESYAAYVTRYDVAKHYRDEIVPLRKTISDEMLLRYNGMLVSVFELLADSRDQVGAVNGYIEALKDYWLAQTDLQQAMGGRLPRGAQAAGESQPAAPAAASAGRASSASSSASASAIAAPASPASAPVAPASSAAPAAPAPASHAQGQAPALAAPPASSTNSEGQ
- a CDS encoding copper-binding protein produces the protein MKNVLATIAIGCALAVPAAAQAAGEMSGMDMQGGAQRAGAANAGMSHGEIKKIDAAAGRLTIKHGPLENLGMDAMTMVFKVKDPAMLSQVKTGDKIDFVAEEVNGALTVVKLQKQ
- the polX gene encoding DNA polymerase/3'-5' exonuclease PolX — encoded protein: MPIHNADFAAVFAEIADLLEIQGANPFRVRAYRNAARTVGGLGRDIGTMISEGRNLDDIPTIGPDLAAKLREIATSGTCGLQQQLRQALPPAIVELLGVPGLGAKRVRALHDALHVETLEQLKAAAENGKIRGLPGFGEKTEAHIAEATGARLRRKSQRFLLSFATQYLTPLLTYLRETPGVSEALAAGSFRRRRETVGDLDILVTASDPAKVSARFAEYDEVARVLASGDTRSSVVLRCGIQVDLRVVAPPSFGAALVYFTGSKAHNIAMRRIAQARDLKINEYGVFHGERRIAGATEESVYASIGLAWVPPELRENQGEIEAAREGRLPHLVERRDLRGDLHAHTSATDGRDGLKDMALEASRRGLEYLAITDHSHRLGVAHGLDAARLARQIDEIDRLNETLDGVVLLKGIEVDILEDGGLDLPDDVLARLDLVVGAVHGRFDLSRAAQTERVLRAMDHPYFTILAHPSGRLLGERDAYDIDLARVIEHARARGCHLELNAQPQRLDLADVWCRQAAQAGVLVSIDSDAHRREDLIHLGIGVDQARRGWLTKAQVLNTRTLAQLRPLLARTMGGRAASAARGSEKRSTGERERSAGEGDAHRTKKGGRAPA
- a CDS encoding copper resistance D family protein yields the protein MNDGFLGMLRLVGVALQSAAFAVVVGALLGDQWLARGASPWQAQVSRRLICALRIAAVGMLLSSVLAFWVHCALMSESALWDAWPAVRSMLVGTGYGHAWLVSAVLMLAVVGLSLSKSGGDARFPFALWFVLAGVALARSNGGHPVDAGLFSVPVWVDWLHLLAISAWVGLVAIATYVVVPQLADAPGADRRNGAAFVQSLSDAATFALVVLFGTGAYNGWRGVGAAANLFGSTYGQVLLLKLVLVAIAAALGGHNRFFEMPSLLTTLDGSSPKSNAFVRPLRRFGIVLQIESLVLMGVLATAAVLASSPLPGTI